A region of Nostoc sp. 'Peltigera membranacea cyanobiont' N6 DNA encodes the following proteins:
- a CDS encoding aldo/keto reductase, protein METKQLGKTGVFVSVIGLGGMPMSISNRPPESQSIEVIHHALDLGITFIDTADSYCKDESEKHHNERLIHKALASYKGDISQVIVATKGGLMRPDGNWTQNGKPEHLRETIRVSFEALGGDKPIDVWQYHSPDPNYTIEESLAPVKEAVEAGLIRFVGVSNFSVEQIKRARDVVDIVSVQNQYSPWQRQPENDGVLKYCEQQGLTFLPWSPFGGRYRHQDLQNIPAIANLAKEKGVSLYNIVLAWLRSKSPAILPIPGASKVSSIEDSTQTINVNLSDEEVQKIDRAT, encoded by the coding sequence ATGGAAACCAAACAACTAGGAAAAACTGGTGTCTTTGTGAGTGTGATTGGCTTGGGTGGTATGCCCATGTCAATCTCTAATCGCCCTCCCGAATCGCAATCAATCGAAGTTATTCATCATGCTCTGGATTTGGGTATCACATTTATTGACACTGCCGACTCTTACTGCAAAGATGAGTCAGAAAAACACCACAATGAGCGACTAATTCACAAGGCGCTTGCTAGTTACAAAGGCGATATTAGCCAAGTAATTGTGGCAACAAAAGGCGGTTTAATGCGCCCCGATGGAAACTGGACACAAAACGGCAAGCCAGAACATTTACGCGAAACAATTCGAGTTAGTTTTGAGGCGTTGGGTGGTGATAAACCCATCGATGTTTGGCAATACCATTCTCCCGATCCTAATTACACCATTGAAGAATCTCTTGCGCCTGTGAAAGAAGCAGTAGAGGCAGGTTTGATTCGGTTTGTGGGAGTTTCTAACTTTTCCGTTGAACAAATTAAGCGGGCGCGGGATGTAGTAGATATTGTCTCAGTGCAGAATCAATACAGCCCTTGGCAACGACAACCAGAAAATGATGGAGTGTTGAAGTATTGCGAACAGCAAGGATTGACATTTTTGCCTTGGAGTCCCTTTGGTGGTAGATATCGCCATCAGGATTTGCAAAATATCCCTGCGATCGCTAACTTAGCTAAAGAAAAAGGTGTGTCACTATATAATATCGTTCTAGCTTGGTTGCGTTCTAAGTCGCCCGCTATTTTGCCAATTCCTGGAGCTAGCAAGGTTTCCAGCATTGAAGACTCAACACAAACTATCAATGTGAACCTATCTGATGAAGAAGTGCAAAAAATTGATCGGGCAACTTAA
- a CDS encoding GNAT family N-acetyltransferase → MRDFVEADWQAVFAYQSDPLYLRYSYWTHRTQKDVSEFIQMFIGEQKEQPRTKFQLVVVLKEENQLIGNCGIRVNDSELREANIGYELNPQFWGQGYATEAARAILKFGFEELEMHRIWSWCVAENVASVRVLEKIGMRREGHLLEKELIKGRWYDNFLYAILQQEWKTK, encoded by the coding sequence ATGCGTGACTTTGTAGAGGCAGATTGGCAAGCGGTTTTTGCCTATCAATCCGATCCTTTGTACTTGCGTTACAGTTATTGGACGCATCGCACACAGAAGGATGTTTCCGAATTTATCCAGATGTTTATTGGTGAGCAAAAAGAGCAACCAAGAACAAAGTTTCAGTTAGTTGTTGTCCTTAAAGAAGAAAATCAGCTTATTGGCAATTGTGGCATCCGTGTAAACGATTCTGAACTGCGGGAAGCAAATATCGGTTATGAATTAAATCCTCAGTTTTGGGGACAAGGTTATGCAACAGAAGCAGCACGGGCAATTTTAAAGTTTGGCTTTGAAGAACTGGAAATGCATCGGATCTGGTCTTGGTGTGTTGCAGAGAATGTTGCTTCTGTAAGGGTATTAGAAAAAATTGGTATGCGACGTGAGGGACATCTGCTGGAAAAAGAGTTAATTAAAGGCAGATGGTATGATAATTTTCTTTACGCTATCCTTCAGCAAGAGTGGAAAACGAAGTAA
- a CDS encoding Crp/Fnr family transcriptional regulator: MQASLEQLSQIIVFAGLETADKVSLQPYTQVQRHRKGEIILHEGDALPAKLYAVVSGAIQVTKTAMKGKETILRTLAAGEIFAAPALLGNGISPATITAEFDCETLTVERDALLKAIGQNPEIALRMLMVFNSRIQQLHETVHGLVSERAIVRLARLIQYFAAESGTELSPQGECLKVKLSYYRMARSSGITYEECVRLIKSLKSVISYHRGGTIIILDTERLHAVASGDID, encoded by the coding sequence ATGCAGGCATCCCTGGAACAACTTTCGCAAATTATTGTGTTTGCAGGTTTAGAAACAGCAGACAAAGTAAGTTTGCAACCTTACACTCAGGTGCAACGCCATCGCAAAGGAGAGATTATTCTCCATGAAGGTGATGCTTTACCAGCAAAACTCTATGCTGTTGTCAGTGGAGCAATTCAAGTTACCAAAACAGCAATGAAGGGGAAAGAAACAATTCTCCGCACCTTAGCTGCTGGGGAAATTTTTGCGGCTCCTGCTTTATTAGGAAATGGAATATCCCCGGCAACTATAACTGCTGAATTTGATTGTGAAACTCTCACTGTAGAACGAGATGCTTTATTAAAAGCGATTGGGCAAAATCCTGAAATTGCATTACGAATGCTGATGGTTTTTAACAGTCGAATTCAGCAATTGCATGAAACAGTCCACGGATTAGTTTCTGAAAGAGCGATTGTTCGCCTTGCCAGATTAATTCAATATTTTGCTGCTGAATCGGGAACTGAATTAAGTCCACAAGGCGAGTGTTTAAAAGTCAAGTTGTCTTATTATCGCATGGCTCGAAGTAGCGGCATTACTTACGAAGAATGTGTGCGGTTGATTAAAAGTCTCAAGTCAGTAATTAGCTATCATCGGGGTGGGACGATTATTATACTTGATACTGAAAGATTACATGCGGTTGCCTCTGGAGATATAGATTAG
- a CDS encoding amidase has translation MNEVDLAFTPALELAQLIRRREVSPLELVEIYLERIGQLNPQLGSYFTVTAELAIADAKAKTELLTTTSELPPFFGVPISIKDLNAVADVTCTYGNPALLNNIPNYDDGVVTRIKQAGFTILGKTATSELGSFPYSEPTGFPPARNPWNLEYTPGGSSGGAAAAVAAGLCAIAQGSDGGGSIRGPAACCGLVGIKPSRGRVSKAPVGERLAGIAVNGPIARTVADAAALLDAISGYVTGDPYWLPDPEPSFLAATQTKLGALRIAFDTSISPLGEADANCQQGVRQTVQLLEQLGHEVEQKSPDFSGLVEPFQIVWQAGVAAAGLPVEALQPMNRWLFARTGSVADYLKAVSQMQIIARQIVAFFDTVDVLVLPVYLHSPIRVGEWASLSPEETFQNIIEWVAPCPPANATGQPAIAIPVGFDSKGLPMSVQLIGKPAAEATLISLAAQLEAANPWIHHRPALAISG, from the coding sequence ATGAATGAAGTTGATTTAGCATTTACCCCCGCACTAGAGTTGGCGCAATTAATTCGTCGCCGAGAAGTATCACCCCTAGAGTTGGTGGAAATATATTTAGAACGGATTGGACAGTTAAATCCCCAATTAGGAAGTTATTTTACGGTGACGGCAGAATTAGCGATCGCAGATGCCAAAGCCAAAACAGAATTATTGACAACTACCTCAGAATTACCGCCATTTTTTGGCGTGCCAATTTCCATTAAAGATTTGAATGCTGTAGCTGATGTTACCTGCACTTATGGTAATCCAGCATTACTGAACAATATCCCTAATTATGATGATGGTGTTGTAACGCGGATTAAGCAAGCTGGGTTTACTATTCTTGGGAAAACAGCCACTTCCGAATTAGGTTCATTTCCATACAGCGAACCTACGGGTTTTCCGCCAGCGAGAAATCCGTGGAATTTAGAATATACCCCTGGTGGTTCCAGTGGTGGCGCGGCGGCAGCGGTAGCAGCAGGATTATGTGCGATCGCTCAAGGTTCTGATGGCGGCGGTTCGATTCGCGGCCCTGCGGCTTGTTGTGGTTTGGTAGGAATCAAACCATCCAGAGGCAGAGTGAGTAAAGCACCCGTCGGCGAACGCCTCGCTGGAATTGCCGTCAACGGCCCCATCGCCCGGACTGTGGCTGATGCTGCTGCCCTTTTGGATGCCATAAGTGGCTATGTCACAGGCGATCCTTACTGGTTGCCAGATCCCGAACCATCATTTCTCGCCGCCACTCAGACAAAACTTGGTGCTTTGCGAATTGCCTTTGACACTAGCATTTCTCCTTTGGGAGAAGCTGATGCCAACTGTCAGCAAGGTGTCCGTCAAACAGTCCAGTTATTAGAACAACTCGGCCATGAAGTTGAACAGAAATCTCCAGATTTTAGCGGTTTAGTCGAACCATTTCAAATCGTTTGGCAAGCTGGAGTAGCTGCGGCGGGACTTCCGGTTGAAGCCCTACAACCAATGAATCGCTGGCTATTTGCACGCACAGGTTCTGTCGCTGACTATCTGAAAGCAGTTTCCCAAATGCAGATAATAGCACGGCAGATTGTGGCGTTTTTTGATACCGTTGATGTGCTGGTATTGCCAGTTTATCTGCATTCACCTATCCGCGTGGGGGAATGGGCTTCGCTGAGTCCAGAAGAGACATTCCAAAATATTATTGAGTGGGTTGCCCCTTGTCCCCCTGCCAATGCAACTGGACAACCTGCGATCGCAATTCCTGTAGGCTTTGATAGTAAGGGTTTACCCATGAGTGTGCAGCTAATTGGTAAACCTGCGGCTGAAGCTACACTCATCAGCCTAGCAGCACAATTAGAAGCAGCTAACCCTTGGATTCATCATCGTCCAGCCTTGGCAATATCAGGCTAA
- the map gene encoding type I methionyl aminopeptidase codes for MNIFSNLLSQTTQPATSKKKGRGIEIKSSREIEIMRQSSAIVATVLKEISELVKPGMTTADLDAHAEKRIREMGATPSFKGYHGFPGSICSSINNEAVHGIPSPKKVIRVGDVLKVDTGAYYQGFHGDSCISIAVGEVTEEAAKLIRVAEEALFKGIEQVKAGVYLLDLAGAIEDHVKANGFSIVEEFTGHGVGRNLHEEPSVFNYRTREMPNVKLRAGMTLAIEPILNAGSRHTRTLSDRWTAVTVDNSLSAQFEHTVLVTDTGYEILTDRSKV; via the coding sequence ATGAACATTTTCAGTAACTTACTTTCTCAAACAACTCAGCCTGCAACATCAAAAAAAAAGGGACGAGGAATTGAAATTAAATCATCGCGTGAAATTGAAATCATGCGACAATCATCGGCAATTGTGGCAACTGTTCTCAAAGAAATTTCCGAGCTAGTAAAGCCAGGAATGACAACGGCTGATTTGGATGCTCACGCCGAAAAACGCATCCGCGAAATGGGGGCAACACCAAGTTTTAAAGGATACCACGGTTTTCCCGGTTCTATCTGCTCCAGCATTAATAATGAAGCAGTACATGGCATTCCTAGCCCGAAGAAAGTGATTCGCGTGGGAGATGTATTAAAAGTAGATACCGGCGCTTATTACCAAGGCTTTCATGGTGATTCTTGCATTTCAATTGCTGTCGGTGAAGTGACAGAAGAAGCTGCTAAATTAATTCGCGTCGCAGAAGAAGCTTTATTTAAGGGCATTGAACAAGTAAAAGCTGGTGTATACCTGCTTGACTTAGCTGGAGCAATTGAAGACCATGTGAAAGCTAACGGCTTTAGTATAGTCGAAGAATTCACTGGACACGGTGTTGGTCGTAACTTGCACGAAGAACCTTCAGTATTCAACTACCGTACCCGCGAGATGCCAAATGTTAAACTTCGTGCGGGGATGACGCTGGCAATTGAGCCAATTTTAAATGCGGGTTCTAGACACACTCGGACATTATCTGACCGTTGGACGGCAGTCACCGTGGATAATTCTTTGTCGGCTCAGTTTGAGCATACAGTTTTGGTAACAGATACTGGTTATGAGATTTTGACTGACCGTTCTAAGGTGTAA
- a CDS encoding cupredoxin domain-containing protein yields MKIYNHLYQIVITSLTLPNTAWLQILRRKYVILTLFLSLNFIAATPAMAANLSGDLLKQPATEITISLGNLANELKFEPNHLEFEAGKRYQLRLTNPSQLKHYFTAKDFADGIWTQKVQAGKVEVKGAIHELELKPGAEAEWVFVPLKSGTYGLRCSISGHTEAGMTGEIAIKN; encoded by the coding sequence ATGAAAATTTACAACCATTTATACCAAATTGTAATTACATCTCTTACTTTACCAAACACTGCTTGGCTGCAAATATTACGTCGGAAGTACGTTATATTAACGTTGTTTCTCAGCTTAAATTTTATCGCTGCTACTCCAGCAATGGCAGCGAATTTATCTGGCGATTTGCTCAAGCAACCAGCCACAGAAATTACAATTAGCTTAGGTAATTTGGCTAACGAACTCAAGTTTGAGCCAAATCATCTAGAATTCGAGGCTGGTAAACGCTATCAACTCCGGCTTACCAATCCCAGCCAACTGAAGCACTATTTTACTGCTAAAGATTTTGCCGATGGCATCTGGACACAAAAAGTTCAAGCAGGCAAAGTAGAAGTCAAAGGAGCCATTCACGAACTGGAACTCAAGCCGGGTGCTGAGGCAGAATGGGTATTTGTGCCTCTGAAATCTGGAACTTATGGCTTACGTTGTTCAATATCGGGACATACGGAAGCAGGTATGACTGGAGAAATTGCCATAAAAAATTAA
- a CDS encoding M16 family metallopeptidase — protein MYGFSRFYKYPLPLLILSLWLVAVFLLSEQPANSQHPAISKQRKIPINLPSKRIMPSTLTENVRKTVLENGLTVLTKEVHTAPVVTVQVWYKVGSRNEEPGVNGIAHQLEHLMFKGTQNRPIQFGRLFSALGSDSNAFTSYDQTAYYGTVERNKLKALLVLEADRMQNSQIEPEQLASEKRVVISELQGYENSPEYRLNRAVMQAVFPNHAYGLPVGGTKADVEKFEVEQVQKYYRNFYSPDNAVLVIVGDFQTGNTLETIKEVFGKLPRRQEAGGRGQGAGGRGQGAEGREQGAGGAGGEELISKCPIPHSPLPTPIVLREPGAGRLLQVVYPLPDANQPDVPMLDVMDYIFTEGRNSRLYQALVESGLASEVTASVTSLRESGWYEVLVTAGSKQDLKKIDSVLSSAIANVAEKGVTTEEVERAKTQLTADVILSNRDITSQAMRLGNDETTVGDYRYTDRYLAAVRLVKPTDVVAVINKYLTKESRTVGFFEPTQKQVTGVSDKPDSAQTTENFSPGVPVLPSEVAKYLPPVDLVTDAIAQVLPQEFKLTNGLRILLLPDRSTPTVTLSGYIQAGTEFDPENQAGLAAFVSENLLNGTTSKNVLTIAKVLAERGASLNFEVHREGVHIEGDSLAGDLPIILEILADVVKNSTFPAKELELHRQQTLTDLQLELDEPSEVARRIFVQSIYPKKHPLHTFPTEESLQQIQRQDVIDFKAKHYRPDTTVLALVGDFDLDKVRSLIQNEFGNWQVSGQAPTLKYPPVSMPEKIVSVNPVLPGKAQAVTYMGYTGINRYDPRFHAALVLNQILGGDTLSSRLGAEVRDRQGLSYGIYSYFHTGKNAGTFLIEMQTSPEDSSKAIASTRQILQQIHQQGVTALEVETAKRTLISNYNVSLANPEELTDRILMNEVYGLDKVELHSFTDKLQKVTFEQVNQAARELLHPDKIVVVTAGPSVLAEKSIR, from the coding sequence ATGTATGGATTTTCCAGGTTTTATAAATATCCCTTGCCGTTATTAATTTTAAGCTTATGGCTAGTAGCAGTTTTTTTATTGAGCGAGCAACCGGCTAATAGCCAACATCCAGCCATATCTAAACAAAGAAAAATACCAATCAACCTTCCTAGTAAAAGAATAATGCCCTCAACACTGACAGAAAACGTCCGTAAGACAGTGCTGGAAAATGGTCTAACTGTCCTAACAAAGGAAGTACATACTGCGCCAGTGGTGACGGTGCAAGTGTGGTACAAGGTTGGCTCACGCAACGAAGAACCGGGCGTGAATGGCATTGCTCATCAGTTGGAACACCTGATGTTTAAAGGGACTCAAAATCGCCCCATTCAATTTGGCCGTTTGTTTAGTGCTTTAGGTAGTGATTCCAATGCTTTCACCAGCTATGACCAAACTGCATATTACGGTACTGTGGAACGTAACAAGCTAAAAGCGCTCTTAGTGCTAGAAGCAGACAGAATGCAAAATTCTCAGATTGAGCCAGAACAACTAGCGAGTGAAAAGCGAGTAGTAATTTCTGAGTTGCAAGGTTACGAAAATAGTCCAGAATATCGCCTCAACCGTGCCGTCATGCAGGCGGTGTTTCCTAATCATGCTTATGGGTTGCCTGTAGGTGGAACCAAAGCTGATGTCGAGAAATTTGAAGTTGAGCAAGTACAGAAATATTACCGCAATTTTTACAGTCCCGATAATGCCGTCTTAGTGATTGTTGGAGATTTTCAAACCGGAAATACCCTTGAAACAATTAAAGAAGTATTTGGCAAACTACCGAGGAGGCAGGAGGCAGGGGGCAGAGGGCAGGGGGCAGGGGGCAGGGGGCAGGGGGCGGAGGGCAGGGAGCAGGGAGCGGGGGGAGCAGGGGGAGAAGAGTTAATAAGCAAATGCCCAATTCCCCATTCTCCACTCCCCACTCCCATAGTGTTGCGAGAACCGGGAGCAGGGCGACTGTTACAAGTTGTGTATCCGCTACCAGATGCGAATCAACCAGATGTACCAATGCTGGATGTGATGGATTACATCTTTACAGAGGGACGAAATTCTAGACTTTATCAGGCATTGGTGGAATCAGGTTTAGCTAGTGAAGTTACAGCATCCGTTACCAGTTTGCGAGAATCTGGCTGGTATGAGGTTTTGGTAACGGCTGGTTCTAAACAAGATTTGAAAAAAATTGATTCAGTGTTGAGTAGCGCGATCGCTAATGTAGCAGAAAAAGGTGTGACAACTGAAGAAGTAGAACGAGCCAAAACCCAATTAACAGCAGATGTAATTCTGAGTAACCGTGATATTACCTCTCAAGCAATGCGTTTGGGTAATGACGAGACAACTGTTGGTGATTATCGCTACACAGACCGCTATTTGGCTGCTGTTCGTCTGGTGAAGCCGACGGATGTTGTAGCTGTGATTAATAAATACCTCACAAAAGAATCTCGGACAGTAGGCTTTTTTGAACCAACCCAAAAGCAGGTAACAGGGGTTAGTGACAAACCAGACTCAGCCCAAACTACCGAAAATTTCTCTCCTGGCGTGCCTGTGCTTCCTTCTGAGGTGGCGAAATACTTACCGCCTGTGGATTTGGTTACAGATGCGATTGCCCAAGTCTTACCACAGGAATTTAAACTTACCAACGGACTGCGGATATTACTGTTACCAGATCGTAGCACTCCCACCGTTACCCTGAGCGGCTACATTCAAGCCGGGACAGAATTCGATCCTGAGAATCAAGCGGGACTGGCTGCTTTTGTATCAGAGAATTTACTAAATGGTACTACGAGCAAAAATGTCTTAACTATTGCTAAAGTATTGGCAGAACGAGGGGCGAGTCTCAACTTTGAAGTCCATCGTGAAGGTGTGCATATCGAAGGTGATAGTTTAGCAGGGGATTTGCCGATAATTCTGGAGATATTGGCAGATGTTGTTAAAAATAGTACCTTTCCCGCAAAAGAGTTGGAATTGCACCGCCAACAAACTTTAACTGATTTGCAACTGGAATTAGATGAGCCATCAGAAGTAGCCAGAAGAATATTTGTTCAGTCAATTTACCCGAAAAAACATCCTTTACATACCTTTCCCACAGAAGAGAGTTTACAGCAGATTCAGCGCCAAGATGTGATTGATTTCAAAGCTAAACATTATCGTCCAGATACGACAGTGTTGGCGCTGGTAGGAGATTTCGATCTAGACAAAGTGCGATCGCTCATTCAAAATGAGTTTGGTAACTGGCAAGTTAGCGGCCAAGCACCCACATTAAAATATCCCCCGGTATCAATGCCGGAGAAAATAGTCAGTGTTAACCCAGTCTTACCAGGTAAAGCCCAAGCTGTAACATATATGGGTTACACAGGTATTAACCGTTACGATCCTCGGTTTCATGCAGCCTTAGTATTGAACCAGATTTTGGGAGGCGATACCTTATCTAGTAGACTGGGTGCAGAAGTGCGCGATCGCCAAGGTTTGAGCTATGGAATTTATAGCTACTTCCATACTGGGAAGAATGCGGGCACATTTTTGATAGAAATGCAAACTAGTCCAGAAGATAGCAGTAAAGCGATCGCTAGTACTCGTCAAATACTACAGCAAATCCATCAACAAGGCGTAACTGCACTGGAAGTAGAAACAGCTAAACGCACCCTCATTAGCAACTACAACGTTTCCCTGGCAAACCCAGAAGAATTAACAGATAGAATTCTGATGAATGAGGTGTACGGACTAGATAAAGTAGAATTACATTCCTTTACTGACAAACTCCAGAAAGTAACCTTTGAGCAAGTTAATCAAGCGGCTCGTGAATTACTCCACCCAGATAAAATCGTAGTCGTGACTGCTGGGCCATCTGTGTTAGCAGAAAAAAGCATTAGGTAG
- a CDS encoding VOC family protein has product MHHASIRTANIHRAIAFYEYLGFTISERFTTGYTLACWMEGLGGRIELIQIPEPKPAPDAFADEHYVGYYHLSFDLTEITPDLPSWLTNLQKRVLIAAESQTEELQPLKVLLEPTQQQIGDRIYEVAFIADTDGLPLEFIRVLAKLP; this is encoded by the coding sequence ATGCACCATGCTTCTATTCGGACTGCGAATATTCACCGAGCGATCGCTTTCTACGAATATTTAGGGTTTACAATTTCGGAACGCTTTACTACAGGCTACACGCTAGCTTGCTGGATGGAAGGATTGGGCGGCAGAATTGAACTGATCCAAATTCCCGAACCAAAACCAGCCCCAGATGCCTTTGCTGACGAGCATTATGTGGGATACTATCATCTCTCTTTCGATTTAACTGAGATTACACCAGATTTACCTAGTTGGTTGACAAATCTACAAAAACGTGTATTGATTGCGGCTGAGAGTCAAACCGAAGAATTACAACCGTTGAAGGTACTTTTAGAACCGACACAACAGCAAATAGGCGATCGCATTTACGAAGTAGCTTTTATCGCCGATACCGATGGCTTACCTTTGGAATTCATTCGGGTTTTAGCAAAACTCCCGTAA
- a CDS encoding TIGR02652 family protein: protein MMNPGFQYPMFGPEIQCPHCRQTIQALTLTDTYLCPRHGAFEANPKNGELVHLQSGRHWRRWNNEWYRQHTHPDGIRFEIHEALDKLYTQGFRATKVIIALRYQELMSGYLERSTPWRSGQPEATAARLYGLPVEFSPDTSEDPCWEVINFDLEKEPGVPVRYPYFRLFE, encoded by the coding sequence ATGATGAATCCAGGCTTTCAGTACCCGATGTTTGGGCCGGAAATACAGTGCCCCCATTGTCGCCAGACTATTCAGGCGCTGACATTAACAGATACCTATTTGTGTCCGCGTCATGGCGCTTTTGAAGCTAATCCTAAAAATGGTGAGTTAGTTCATTTGCAATCGGGCCGTCATTGGCGGAGGTGGAATAATGAATGGTATAGACAACATACTCATCCTGATGGTATCCGCTTTGAAATTCACGAAGCATTAGATAAGCTGTATACCCAAGGCTTTCGAGCAACAAAAGTGATTATTGCTCTACGCTATCAGGAATTGATGAGTGGCTATTTAGAACGCAGCACACCTTGGCGTTCTGGACAACCGGAAGCTACAGCTGCTCGACTATACGGCTTACCCGTGGAGTTTAGCCCCGATACCTCAGAAGATCCATGCTGGGAAGTGATTAACTTTGACTTGGAAAAAGAGCCTGGTGTCCCTGTACGCTACCCCTATTTCAGGTTGTTTGAGTAA
- a CDS encoding gamma carbonic anhydrase family protein: MSTASYWTSPDFSQAAFIAANAVVIGSVNIAAGASIWYGAVVRADVERIEIGECTNIQDGAILHGDPGFPTILEDHVTVGHRAVIHSAYIERGSLIGIGAVILDGVRVGAGSIIGAGAVVTKNIPPLSLVVGIPGKVSRQVTDVEAAELIEHAKRYQKLALVHAGKGTDIGFYKS, translated from the coding sequence GTGTCTACCGCTTCTTACTGGACATCTCCTGATTTTTCTCAAGCTGCCTTCATCGCAGCCAATGCTGTTGTTATAGGTTCGGTAAATATAGCAGCAGGGGCGAGCATTTGGTATGGAGCAGTAGTTAGGGCAGATGTAGAACGGATTGAAATTGGCGAATGCACAAATATTCAGGATGGTGCAATTCTACACGGCGATCCTGGTTTTCCAACAATTTTAGAAGATCATGTTACCGTCGGACATCGCGCTGTGATCCATTCCGCTTACATCGAGCGTGGAAGTTTGATTGGCATTGGCGCAGTGATTTTAGACGGGGTACGAGTGGGTGCTGGTAGCATTATCGGTGCTGGCGCAGTTGTAACCAAAAATATACCTCCTTTGTCACTGGTTGTAGGTATTCCTGGCAAAGTGTCACGACAAGTAACAGACGTTGAAGCCGCAGAATTGATTGAACACGCTAAACGTTACCAAAAATTAGCTTTAGTTCATGCTGGTAAAGGTACTGATATCGGGTTTTACAAGTCGTAG
- a CDS encoding photosystem II protein Y, protein MDSIDFRIAIVLAPVAIAASWAVFNIGAAALRQIQGFLDREA, encoded by the coding sequence ATGGATTCTATCGATTTCCGTATAGCGATCGTTTTAGCACCAGTTGCCATTGCTGCTAGCTGGGCAGTGTTTAATATTGGTGCTGCGGCTTTAAGACAAATTCAAGGCTTTTTGGATCGGGAAGCCTAA